The genomic stretch ATAGCGGCGCACTGGAGGAAGAAATCCGGTTTGCCGCCGGGAACGGGTTCGACGGCAAGGCGGCCATCCATCCCTCCCACGTCCGATCAATTAACGCGGCCATGACACCGAACGCCGCCAAGATCGACTGGGCCCATCGCGTGATCGACGCTGCACGGGAAGGTGCGGCGGTGATCGACGGCCGTATGGTCGACGAGGCGATCGCGCGCGAGGCGAGGCGTGTACTGTCGCGTGCCTGAGCCTCGCTGTTCTTTTCACTTTAACAGGAGCATGTTATGAGCGAATCCATCACTGCCTACCGCAAGATCGGAGAGAACCGCTTTCGCGAGGTCTCCGGCCTTTACTACGAAGACTTCGAGGTCGGCAACACGTACGAGCATCGCCCGGGCCGGACCATCACGGATGTCGACAATATCTGGACCACTCTGCTTACAATGAACACGCAGCAGGTTCACTTCGACCAAGCCTACGCTAGCCACACCGAATGGAAGAAGTTGCTGGTGGACAGCACCTTCACGCTTGCGCTTCTGACGGGCATGAGCGTTCGAACGGTGAGCGCCAAGGTGGTGGCCAATCTCGGCTGGAACAACGTGCGCGCGACACATCCAGTTTTTGCCGGTGATACGCTCTATGCCGAATCGACCGTACTCGACAAACGTGAATCGAAAAGCCGCCCCACGCAAGGTATCGTCACAGTTCTCACACACGGTATCAATCAGGATGGCAAACTGGTGATGTCGTTCGAGCGAACGATGCTCGTATACCGGCGCGGACATTCGCCGGAAGCGGAAGCTAACTATTAAGGAGAGGCGTTATGGATAACTATGCCATTTATTCTTCAAAAGTTCGCACACCTGAGGAAGCGGTATCGTCGATCTCCAACGGTTCGAGTCTGGCGCTCGGCATGGCGATGTCTCAGCCGCCTTCGCTGCTGGCTGCGGTGGCGGCGCGTGCCAGTGCGGGCGATGTCGATGCTCTGAAGGTCTATTATTTCCACGCTGAATCGTTTCTGAGCGAGACGCTGCTGCGATATGAACTGATGGGCCGGATCCAGCCGCATTGCATGTTCCTCGGTGAGCCCGAGCGGAAGCTGATCCGGCAGGGCGTCGAAGAAGGCGACCGCAAGGTCGTCTTCTTCGTGCCGAACACCTTCAGCCAGTCGCCGCGTCTCTTCAGCGACCATATTCCAGTCGATATGATGCTGGTGATGGTGTCGCCGATGGATAGCAACGGCTATTTTACCTTCGGCACCAACAACGATTACACGAGCTCCGTCGCACGTTCTGCGCGCCGGCTTGTAGTTGAAGTCAATCCAAACATGCCGCGCGTGTTCGGCGATTCTCTTCTGCATGTTTCCGAGGTCGACGCCATCGTCGAATCCGATCATCCGCTGCCGCAACTGCTGCCAAAGCCTGCGAGCGAAAAAGATCACGTCATCGCGGATCTGATCTCAGGACTGGTTCCCGACGGTGCTTGCCTGCAGATGGGTATTGGCGCGCTGCCTAATGCCGTCTGCGGTGCTTTACATGGCCACCGCGACCTAGGCGTGCACACCGAACTGCTGACGCCTGGGCTCGTCGACCTGATCCGCCGCGGCGTAGTCACAAACCGCAAAAAGGGCGTGAATCGCGGCAAATCGGTCTTTACCTTCGCAATGGGCGATCAGGCGATGTATGACTTCATGAACGACAACCCCTCCATCGAGAGCTATCCGGTGGACTACGTGAACAGCCCCGCCGTCATCTCAAAGAATCCGAATATGATCTCGGTGAATTCGACCGTGGAGATGGACCTGACCGGCGCGTGTAATTCCGAGCACGTGAACGGGCACCAGTACAGTGCGACGGGCGGCCAACTCGATTTCGTCCGCGGCGCCTACAGTTCCGCGGGCGGCAAGTCGATCATCGCGTTCCATTCCACGGCAAGGGGCGGCGCAGTTTCGAAGATCGTGCCGAAGCTATCGGGACCGGTAACCACGCCGCGCACGGATACGCACATCGTGGTGACCGAGTATGGCGTAGCCAATCTCAAGGGGCTGTCGTCGACGGAGCGGGCGCGAGCGCTGATCGGTTTAGCACACCCTGACTTCCGTGCGACGCTCAAGGACGAAGCCAAAGCACTTCATCTGATCTAATTTCAGGAGTTCGATGATGGCACGACAAACCATTGCCGATTACCTCACGAACGCGCTGGCTTCCGCAGGTGTCCAACGCATCTGGGGTGTGACGGGCGACAGTCTCAACGGACTATCGGACAGTTTGCGGCGGCTTGGGGCGATCGAGTGGGTCAATACTCGTCACGAAGAGTCGGCCGCGTTTGCCGCAGGCGCCGAGGCGACGCTGACCGGGAAGCTCGCCGTGTGTGCGGGAAGCTGCGGCCCGGGCAACCTGCATCTCATCAATGGGTTATTCGATTGCCAGCGCAACCATGTTCCCGTGTTGGCCATCGCCGCTCATATTCCCACTTCCGAAATCGGGCTTGGCTACTTTCAGGAAACGCATCCACAGGAGCTCTTTCGCGAATGCAGTCACTTTGTCGAATTGGTGACCAATCCACGGCAGTTTCCGCGCGTACTCGACCGTGCGATTCGCACGGCGCTTGAGTCGCGCGGCGTGGCGGTTATAGTGTTGCC from Paraburkholderia caribensis encodes the following:
- the ripB gene encoding (R)-specific enoyl-CoA hydratase RipB/Ich (Second step in itaconate degradation.), coding for MSESITAYRKIGENRFREVSGLYYEDFEVGNTYEHRPGRTITDVDNIWTTLLTMNTQQVHFDQAYASHTEWKKLLVDSTFTLALLTGMSVRTVSAKVVANLGWNNVRATHPVFAGDTLYAESTVLDKRESKSRPTQGIVTVLTHGINQDGKLVMSFERTMLVYRRGHSPEAEANY
- a CDS encoding acetyl-CoA hydrolase/transferase family protein, which codes for MDNYAIYSSKVRTPEEAVSSISNGSSLALGMAMSQPPSLLAAVAARASAGDVDALKVYYFHAESFLSETLLRYELMGRIQPHCMFLGEPERKLIRQGVEEGDRKVVFFVPNTFSQSPRLFSDHIPVDMMLVMVSPMDSNGYFTFGTNNDYTSSVARSARRLVVEVNPNMPRVFGDSLLHVSEVDAIVESDHPLPQLLPKPASEKDHVIADLISGLVPDGACLQMGIGALPNAVCGALHGHRDLGVHTELLTPGLVDLIRRGVVTNRKKGVNRGKSVFTFAMGDQAMYDFMNDNPSIESYPVDYVNSPAVISKNPNMISVNSTVEMDLTGACNSEHVNGHQYSATGGQLDFVRGAYSSAGGKSIIAFHSTARGGAVSKIVPKLSGPVTTPRTDTHIVVTEYGVANLKGLSSTERARALIGLAHPDFRATLKDEAKALHLI